The Caldicoprobacter guelmensis genome includes a region encoding these proteins:
- a CDS encoding carbohydrate ABC transporter permease: MKSKKKSYIDTFLYHVFIWIFGFFMLYPVLWLISSSFKGHADIFQRAHHLIPTHWEFSNYIEGWKGFGGISFAVFFKNSFIVATLTTIGQVVSSAFVAYGFSRIRFKGKKILFGCMITTMLLPSQVLIIPQYIMFSKLGWINSFKPLIVPSFFGLPFFIFLMMQFIQGIPKELDESATIDGCNHLGIFLRIIVPLLVPALMTSAIFAFYWRWQDFFGPLLYLQTPAKYTVSLALRMFSDPAAVTNWGAMFAMSALSLVPVIVLFIAFQKYIVEGISTSGLKG, translated from the coding sequence ATGAAAAGCAAAAAAAAGAGTTACATTGATACTTTTTTGTATCATGTTTTTATATGGATATTTGGTTTTTTTATGCTATATCCGGTATTGTGGCTTATAAGTAGTTCTTTTAAGGGACACGCTGATATTTTTCAAAGAGCTCATCATTTAATTCCGACACATTGGGAATTTAGTAATTATATAGAAGGGTGGAAAGGATTCGGGGGAATTTCTTTTGCCGTTTTTTTTAAAAATTCCTTTATTGTAGCTACTTTAACGACCATAGGTCAGGTTGTATCATCGGCATTTGTGGCGTATGGGTTCTCGCGTATTCGGTTTAAGGGAAAGAAGATATTGTTTGGATGTATGATTACTACCATGCTGTTGCCTTCGCAAGTGTTGATCATTCCCCAGTATATTATGTTTAGCAAATTAGGATGGATAAATTCCTTTAAACCTCTGATTGTTCCTTCTTTCTTTGGATTACCTTTTTTCATATTTTTAATGATGCAATTTATACAGGGTATTCCTAAGGAATTGGATGAGTCGGCTACTATTGATGGATGTAACCATCTGGGAATTTTCCTAAGAATCATTGTACCATTGTTAGTTCCAGCATTGATGACTTCTGCAATCTTTGCATTTTACTGGAGATGGCAAGATTTCTTTGGACCTTTGTTGTATCTGCAGACCCCCGCAAAGTACACAGTCTCCTTGGCATTAAGGATGTTTTCAGATCCTGCAGCTGTTACTAACTGGGGAGCTATGTTTGCCATGTCAGCTTTATCCCTTGTACCAGTTATTGTATTGTTTATCGCATTTCAGAAGTATATTGTCGAGGGGATTAGTACAAGCGGACTAAAAGGATAG
- a CDS encoding carbohydrate ABC transporter permease — protein MVFAKGLNKQRKRRNDYNNLAGYAFISPWLIGFILFTVVPIGASFVLSFTQYDLLSPPKWVGLENYKTMFLHDERYISALKATFSYVFVAVPLRLIFALFIAVLLVRDRKMVSVYRAAFYIPSLIGGSVAVAVMWRQLFGVNGALNSVLIELGIIDKGIGWIGNPHTAMWTLILLAAWQFGSPMLIFIAGLKQIPTSYYEAAYIDGANTWQRFTKITMPLLTPIIFFNFIMQTISGFMAFTESYLITQGGPFDKTLFYALYLFEKAFKFYEMGYGCAMAWVLLLIIGVFTALIFKSSNYWVYYESKGEW, from the coding sequence ATGGTATTTGCAAAAGGGTTGAATAAACAAAGAAAAAGAAGAAATGATTATAACAATCTAGCCGGTTATGCTTTTATATCTCCATGGCTTATTGGTTTTATTTTGTTTACTGTTGTTCCAATAGGCGCCTCTTTTGTATTGTCATTTACACAATATGACCTTTTGTCTCCACCTAAATGGGTGGGGCTGGAGAATTACAAAACCATGTTTCTACATGATGAGCGTTATATAAGCGCATTAAAAGCAACTTTTTCTTATGTTTTTGTGGCTGTGCCTTTGCGATTAATTTTTGCGCTTTTTATAGCTGTGCTTCTTGTTAGGGATAGGAAAATGGTAAGCGTATATCGTGCAGCTTTTTATATTCCTTCTCTCATTGGAGGAAGTGTAGCCGTAGCGGTGATGTGGAGGCAGTTATTTGGAGTTAACGGTGCTTTAAATTCTGTTCTTATTGAATTAGGAATTATTGATAAAGGGATTGGTTGGATAGGAAATCCACACACTGCTATGTGGACTCTTATTTTATTAGCTGCATGGCAGTTTGGTTCACCTATGCTCATTTTTATTGCTGGACTGAAGCAGATTCCAACAAGTTATTATGAAGCTGCCTATATTGACGGAGCCAATACTTGGCAGAGGTTTACTAAAATTACTATGCCGTTGTTAACGCCTATTATATTTTTTAATTTTATCATGCAAACCATAAGTGGATTTATGGCATTTACTGAGAGCTATCTTATTACTCAGGGAGGGCCGTTTGACAAAACTTTATTTTACGCGTTATATTTGTTTGAAAAGGCTTTTAAGTTTTATGAAATGGGCTATGGATGTGCAATGGCATGGGTGCTTTTATTAATCATTGGAGTATTTACGGCACTTATCTTTAAATCATCAAACTATTGGGTATATTACGAATCAAAAGGGGAATGGTAA
- a CDS encoding ABC transporter substrate-binding protein, translated as MKKWWSLLVVVILVISMVLTACGSQPAKDNTGSSTTNDQQKQDEQKQGESKGNAGGEKAELRIFWWGSQDRHDRTIKVIEMFEEKNPDVTIQYEFSGWDGYWEKVAALAAANNLPDVFQQDYQYLAQYAKKGLLEALDPYVERGILDLSDVDESSIVGGRVNGKLYGINLGSNAPCIVYDPALFQQAGVPEPTPDWTWEDYMDAAKKIHEKLGIYADRTFPGGYFHGLKHYVRQHGQKLYSDDGTKLDYSDDKLFEEFFTMELELVKQGALPMPDERLEVKSVEDEFLVTKKAAMAAAHSNQIVAMTKAANRPLKLALLPKHKDQVKEGMYVKPSQFFSVASTSKNKDKAVQFVNYFTNDIEANKVLMAERGVPISSKVREALIPLLSDAQKEMFNFMEVVIANSSPIDPPDPPGHPEVDKLLKNLEEQMLYGQLTPAEAAIKFREEANKILAKSAQ; from the coding sequence ATGAAGAAATGGTGGAGTTTATTGGTTGTTGTAATTTTAGTGATATCTATGGTATTGACAGCATGTGGAAGTCAACCGGCTAAAGACAATACTGGAAGTTCAACAACAAATGACCAGCAGAAGCAGGATGAGCAAAAACAGGGCGAATCAAAAGGAAATGCTGGGGGAGAAAAAGCTGAGCTGCGTATTTTTTGGTGGGGTTCGCAAGATAGACACGATAGGACAATAAAAGTTATTGAAATGTTTGAAGAAAAGAACCCCGATGTTACTATTCAATATGAATTTTCCGGATGGGATGGATATTGGGAAAAAGTAGCGGCTTTGGCGGCTGCAAACAACTTACCTGACGTTTTTCAACAGGATTATCAATATCTAGCACAGTATGCCAAAAAGGGACTTTTAGAGGCATTAGACCCCTATGTAGAACGGGGAATTTTAGATTTGTCGGATGTTGATGAGAGTAGTATAGTAGGTGGAAGGGTGAATGGTAAGCTTTACGGAATAAACTTGGGTTCTAATGCTCCTTGTATTGTCTACGATCCTGCTTTGTTCCAACAAGCAGGTGTTCCAGAACCGACACCTGATTGGACATGGGAAGATTATATGGATGCTGCTAAAAAAATACATGAAAAATTAGGTATTTATGCCGATAGGACTTTCCCTGGTGGTTATTTTCACGGGTTAAAACATTATGTTCGTCAACATGGACAGAAATTGTACTCCGATGACGGAACTAAGTTAGATTATAGTGATGATAAGCTTTTTGAGGAATTTTTTACTATGGAATTGGAATTAGTAAAGCAAGGTGCTTTGCCCATGCCGGATGAAAGATTAGAAGTTAAATCGGTAGAGGACGAATTCCTTGTCACCAAAAAAGCAGCCATGGCAGCGGCTCATAGTAACCAGATTGTCGCTATGACAAAGGCTGCTAATCGACCCCTTAAGTTGGCATTACTTCCTAAACATAAAGACCAGGTTAAGGAAGGAATGTATGTGAAACCTAGTCAATTTTTCTCGGTGGCATCTACAAGCAAAAACAAAGATAAAGCTGTACAGTTTGTGAATTATTTTACTAACGATATTGAAGCAAATAAGGTTTTGATGGCAGAACGAGGTGTTCCAATTTCTTCTAAAGTACGAGAAGCCTTAATCCCATTGTTGAGTGATGCACAGAAAGAAATGTTTAATTTCATGGAAGTAGTTATTGCGAACAGCAGTCCAATAGATCCGCCAGATCCTCCAGGGCATCCAGAAGTAGACAAGCTTTTGAAGAATTTAGAAGAACAAATGCTATATGGACAGCTTACTCCAGCAGAGGCAGCTATAAAATTTAGAGAAGAAGCTAATAAGATTTTAGCAAAGAGTGCTCAGTAA
- a CDS encoding response regulator transcription factor: MYKLLLVDDEQIIREGIIQLVNWDYLGIQVDDAENGIEAYEKIKNTNPDIVITDIKMPGMDGLELIERVKREFPDIIFIILSGYGEFNFASRAMQYGVKYYLLKPCDEDEITQVLCKVLEELKQNKEQQEFIKKMEEDLQKIIPYVKEQFSRDCVMGQLKDEKDVVYFRELLKLPSEKIRLLLFRLDDNNEFEKRFALKNLLDYYGKDYYLLSTIIGENVLLLQKAISLGELFSYLKEIKESFYNYCGISVTVAISSEGFFEQLPDLYNEVMGYLEHRFYLGEDCIITRDDVGNKGQSIQPIINFDYQYLGLLIRSGNIDAVCKELNTFFTKLNNNKFEPDMVRALCIEFYISIIRQAKPQNLNEYMKQISMLQNIATLDKMFNFIMSVANEITEEYYKENQAKNSQIIKTVLRVIEENISFEDLSLSWIAEKIVYMNVDYLGKLFKKEVGKNFSAYLMEKRVEKAKQLLLEESCCKISDIAKCVGYGNNPQYFGQVFKKITGYTPSEYKKMLGYQK, translated from the coding sequence TTGTATAAACTTTTATTGGTAGATGACGAGCAAATAATCAGGGAAGGTATCATACAATTGGTAAACTGGGATTATCTGGGTATTCAAGTGGATGATGCTGAAAATGGCATTGAGGCTTATGAGAAGATAAAAAACACAAATCCAGATATTGTAATTACGGATATTAAAATGCCAGGAATGGACGGATTGGAACTTATAGAAAGAGTTAAAAGGGAATTCCCAGATATCATTTTTATAATTTTATCAGGGTATGGCGAGTTTAACTTCGCAAGCAGAGCTATGCAGTATGGGGTTAAGTATTATCTTTTGAAGCCTTGTGATGAAGATGAAATCACCCAGGTTTTATGTAAGGTATTGGAAGAGTTAAAACAAAATAAGGAACAACAAGAATTTATAAAGAAGATGGAGGAAGATTTGCAAAAGATAATTCCTTACGTAAAAGAACAGTTTTCTCGAGATTGTGTGATGGGACAATTAAAGGATGAAAAAGATGTTGTTTATTTTAGAGAGTTATTAAAATTACCTTCAGAAAAGATACGTTTATTACTTTTTCGTTTGGATGATAATAATGAATTTGAAAAGCGATTTGCTTTAAAGAATTTGTTGGATTACTATGGAAAGGATTATTATTTACTTAGTACGATAATTGGTGAGAATGTGCTATTGTTACAAAAAGCAATTTCGCTGGGAGAGTTATTTTCTTATTTAAAAGAAATAAAGGAAAGTTTTTATAATTATTGTGGAATTAGTGTTACAGTGGCTATAAGTTCAGAGGGTTTTTTCGAGCAATTGCCGGATTTGTACAATGAAGTAATGGGATACCTTGAGCATCGATTTTATTTGGGTGAAGATTGTATTATTACTAGAGATGATGTAGGTAATAAAGGGCAGTCAATACAGCCAATTATAAATTTTGATTACCAATATCTGGGTTTATTGATTAGAAGTGGCAATATAGACGCTGTTTGTAAAGAGCTTAATACCTTTTTTACAAAGTTAAATAATAATAAATTCGAACCTGATATGGTCCGAGCACTATGTATAGAATTTTATATTTCAATTATCCGCCAAGCAAAACCTCAAAACCTTAATGAGTATATGAAACAAATTTCAATGCTTCAAAACATTGCTACTTTGGATAAGATGTTTAACTTTATCATGTCTGTAGCGAATGAAATCACAGAGGAGTATTATAAAGAAAATCAAGCAAAGAATAGTCAGATTATTAAAACAGTTTTAAGGGTTATAGAGGAAAACATAAGTTTTGAAGACCTCTCCCTTTCTTGGATAGCTGAAAAAATCGTTTATATGAATGTAGATTATTTAGGCAAACTATTTAAAAAGGAAGTAGGGAAAAATTTTTCCGCATACCTGATGGAGAAGAGGGTGGAAAAAGCTAAGCAATTATTATTAGAAGAAAGTTGTTGTAAAATTTCTGATATTGCGAAATGTGTTGGATATGGGAATAACCCTCAATACTTTGGACAGGTTTTCAAAAAAATTACAGGCTATACTCCATCAGAGTATAAGAAAATGTTAGGATATCAAAAATGA
- a CDS encoding cache domain-containing sensor histidine kinase: MRTFLIGLKINQKLIIMFLSISLILIITGFVALQVSFSIYEEQLYRQAAEFLILLSEMVDIRLNKIEQISFDILSSKEVQEYLAIVRRDGNSYNQYEVLNNFDKKMLTWFFNENYISSVNVVDIKNNQYSWGRNTVRIDPKRLEFIWKQAIRRKGGMVWIGPSDFDHFVVAARMVRSIPNLELENLGLIVIRIDPEKLFNNFSNRKLTSEDELNFVILSTDGVVIYQKDNHQFLFNELIYRMNKKMGYFIDNIQGEKYLITYVTSQWTNWKFVNLLPYTSIFKNIIAVHTILVLVYVGVFVLVVYLSFLFSRGITKPFKRLTNKMKMVEKGEFEKIAQMGVSIKKQGDEIAELEYNFHLMVDKINTLIKENYLKQIAIKESQFKALQAQINPHFLYNTLDSINWMARFNKQYQIASMVKALGSLLRNSISNKSEIISLKEEMKILEDYIIIQKYRYGERLKFSMDIPQDYWECMIPKLSLQPIVENSIQYGLEKIVGVCEIKVWIEPLEKELKIWIEDNGPGMDKDFVEKLNRGEIESRGSGIGIKNINERIKIIFGLEYGVNVSSVLGEGTKVCIFIPCRRSDDFV, translated from the coding sequence ATGAGGACTTTTCTCATTGGCTTAAAGATTAACCAAAAGTTGATTATAATGTTCCTTTCTATATCTTTAATTCTTATTATCACAGGTTTTGTGGCACTGCAAGTGTCTTTTAGTATATATGAGGAACAGTTATACCGGCAGGCAGCTGAGTTTTTGATTTTATTGTCAGAAATGGTAGATATTAGACTAAATAAGATAGAACAAATCTCTTTTGATATTTTGTCTAGTAAAGAGGTACAAGAATACTTAGCTATTGTTCGACGCGATGGCAACTCATATAATCAATATGAGGTATTAAATAATTTCGATAAAAAGATGCTTACATGGTTTTTCAATGAAAATTATATTTCTTCTGTTAATGTTGTAGATATTAAGAATAATCAGTATTCATGGGGAAGAAATACCGTTAGAATAGATCCCAAAAGGTTAGAATTTATTTGGAAACAAGCTATCCGAAGAAAAGGTGGAATGGTATGGATAGGGCCTTCTGATTTTGATCATTTTGTTGTTGCTGCACGTATGGTAAGGTCTATTCCCAATCTGGAATTAGAAAATCTTGGATTAATTGTTATTAGAATTGATCCGGAAAAGTTATTTAATAATTTTTCAAATCGAAAATTGACAAGTGAGGATGAGTTGAATTTTGTTATATTATCAACGGATGGAGTAGTTATATATCAAAAAGATAATCATCAATTTTTGTTTAATGAACTAATATACAGAATGAATAAAAAAATGGGATATTTTATCGATAACATCCAAGGAGAAAAGTATTTAATTACATATGTTACTTCTCAGTGGACCAACTGGAAATTTGTTAATCTTTTGCCTTATACAAGCATTTTTAAAAATATTATAGCAGTCCATACAATTTTAGTTTTGGTTTATGTTGGCGTTTTTGTATTGGTTGTGTATTTAAGCTTTTTGTTTTCCAGAGGTATTACTAAGCCTTTTAAAAGGCTTACAAATAAAATGAAAATGGTGGAAAAGGGAGAATTTGAAAAGATTGCTCAAATGGGTGTGAGCATAAAAAAACAAGGGGACGAAATAGCTGAATTGGAATATAATTTCCATTTAATGGTGGATAAAATTAATACTTTGATAAAAGAGAATTATTTAAAGCAGATTGCAATTAAAGAGTCTCAATTCAAAGCTTTACAAGCCCAGATTAATCCCCATTTTTTATACAATACATTGGATTCAATTAATTGGATGGCAAGATTTAATAAACAATATCAGATAGCTTCTATGGTCAAAGCTTTAGGAAGTTTGTTGAGAAATTCCATTAGCAATAAAAGTGAGATAATTTCATTAAAGGAAGAAATGAAAATTTTAGAAGACTATATTATTATCCAAAAATATAGATATGGAGAAAGATTAAAGTTTTCAATGGATATTCCACAGGATTATTGGGAGTGTATGATTCCCAAGCTCTCTCTCCAGCCTATAGTGGAAAACTCTATTCAATATGGTTTGGAAAAGATTGTGGGTGTTTGCGAAATAAAGGTATGGATTGAACCTTTGGAAAAAGAGTTAAAGATTTGGATCGAAGATAATGGTCCAGGAATGGACAAGGATTTTGTTGAAAAGCTAAACAGAGGAGAAATTGAGTCTAGAGGATCTGGGATTGGTATTAAAAACATAAACGAGAGGATTAAGATAATATTTGGATTGGAATACGGCGTAAATGTAAGTAGCGTGTTGGGAGAAGGAACTAAGGTATGTATTTTTATCCCCTGCAGAAGGAGTGATGACTTTGTATAA
- a CDS encoding ATP-binding protein, whose translation MFDFLNDLLETEVVERQRHNMEVRTKLAQLPYRKTLNEFDLAFQPSIDEKLLN comes from the coding sequence ATGTTTGACTTTTTAAACGACCTTCTTGAAACAGAAGTTGTTGAAAGACAAAGGCATAATATGGAGGTAAGGACAAAGCTTGCTCAGCTTCCGTATAGAAAGACTCTGAATGAATTCGACCTTGCCTTTCAACCCAGTATTGACGAGAAACTACTGAATTGA
- a CDS encoding HAD family hydrolase → MPYPVGVRDLNGVDTFLFDLDGTLLPMETDEFTRLFFKEISKVFSDLIEPKRLIKYVWVATKDMLNNDGQRTNQEVFMDSFAKLVGKDKILIYKERFDAFCDDIFLNIRQCAKNVPCMRESVCILKEKGYDIVIATNPLFPRKAIVHRIQWAGFKPEDFIYISCYENNRFCKPNIAFYQEILKDIGKRPEQCIMVGNDVQEDLVVASLGMKTYLITNYLIHRSDEPIECTYKGSYEDFYEFVKQLPTIL, encoded by the coding sequence TTGCCGTACCCAGTGGGGGTGAGGGATTTGAATGGGGTCGATACTTTCTTGTTTGACCTTGATGGGACATTACTTCCCATGGAGACAGATGAGTTTACACGGCTTTTCTTTAAGGAAATATCAAAAGTATTCAGTGATTTGATAGAACCCAAACGTCTGATTAAGTATGTGTGGGTAGCTACGAAGGATATGCTCAACAACGATGGGCAACGGACCAATCAAGAGGTGTTTATGGACAGCTTTGCTAAGCTGGTGGGCAAGGACAAGATTCTCATATATAAAGAGCGATTTGATGCTTTTTGTGATGATATATTTTTGAATATCAGACAGTGTGCGAAGAATGTACCTTGCATGAGGGAAAGTGTGTGTATATTGAAAGAAAAAGGGTATGATATAGTCATAGCCACAAATCCACTTTTTCCCCGAAAGGCTATTGTCCATAGAATCCAATGGGCAGGATTTAAGCCGGAGGATTTTATATATATATCGTGTTATGAGAATAACCGATTTTGCAAGCCCAATATAGCCTTTTATCAGGAAATTTTAAAGGATATTGGCAAACGCCCTGAGCAGTGCATCATGGTGGGGAATGATGTGCAGGAAGACCTTGTGGTCGCCTCCCTTGGTATGAAGACCTATTTGATTACCAACTATCTAATACACAGGAGCGATGAGCCCATTGAGTGCACCTATAAAGGGTCGTATGAGGATTTTTATGAATTTGTAAAGCAACTTCCAACTATTTTGTAA
- a CDS encoding CehA/McbA family metallohydrolase — protein METTKKIKVFINKEKEGQYFEVPFEVPDNVSRIDIKYSYPRYLTVKNGILEEIYEKNIIDLGLVNADGEFIGASGSNRNHIWISEYSSSLGYAKTKIKKGKWAIIVGAYKIMDGGVSVEYEINFTYKERILLKGDLHVHTLSSDGNLSVEEVIFFAKKAGLDYIFITDHNNYFHNNALTSDEDITVMPGVEWTHFKGHVNMLGIEKAFDGVYYTNTLEETQEKLKIAREKGAIVSINHPFCPDCGFRWGLDNVEYDCIEIWNGPMKCSDMECIRWWHGELCKGRKIPIVGGSDFHKYEIGRGIGLPTTCLYSMSRSPSDIYNAIRQGMGFVTYMPSGPTVYIECNGSILGQTVKYRPGLKVNFVFSKLYKDDVIKIITNKSSEEIRCDTNVKEMVIEKELENVMFYRVEIHRRYISDFPSLPVLVSNPLYVYVDDKNCR, from the coding sequence ATGGAGACTACGAAAAAAATTAAAGTGTTCATTAATAAGGAAAAAGAAGGACAGTATTTTGAGGTACCATTTGAAGTTCCAGATAATGTGTCAAGGATAGACATAAAGTATTCCTATCCGAGATACTTGACAGTAAAAAACGGAATATTGGAAGAAATATACGAAAAAAATATAATTGACCTTGGTTTAGTAAATGCTGATGGAGAATTTATCGGTGCTTCCGGTTCAAATAGAAATCATATTTGGATAAGTGAGTATAGTTCTAGTTTAGGATACGCTAAAACCAAAATAAAAAAGGGAAAATGGGCGATTATAGTTGGGGCTTATAAGATTATGGATGGTGGTGTCTCGGTCGAATATGAAATTAATTTTACATATAAAGAGAGAATTTTATTAAAAGGTGATTTACATGTACACACTTTGAGTTCGGATGGGAACTTAAGTGTGGAAGAAGTAATTTTTTTTGCTAAAAAAGCAGGTTTAGATTATATTTTTATTACTGATCATAATAACTATTTTCATAACAACGCTTTAACAAGTGATGAAGATATTACTGTTATGCCTGGTGTAGAATGGACTCATTTTAAAGGACATGTTAATATGTTGGGAATAGAAAAAGCCTTTGATGGTGTTTACTACACCAATACTCTTGAAGAGACTCAAGAAAAGTTGAAGATAGCACGTGAGAAAGGAGCTATTGTTTCAATTAATCATCCTTTTTGCCCTGATTGTGGTTTTAGATGGGGATTAGATAATGTAGAATATGACTGTATTGAAATTTGGAATGGTCCTATGAAATGTTCGGATATGGAATGTATTAGATGGTGGCATGGTGAGTTGTGTAAAGGAAGGAAGATACCGATTGTTGGAGGCAGTGATTTTCACAAGTATGAAATAGGTAGGGGTATAGGTTTACCTACAACGTGTTTGTATTCTATGTCAAGGTCTCCATCTGATATATATAACGCTATTCGTCAAGGGATGGGTTTTGTCACTTATATGCCTAGTGGACCTACCGTTTATATTGAATGTAATGGAAGTATCCTTGGACAAACGGTTAAATATAGGCCGGGCTTAAAAGTAAATTTTGTGTTTTCAAAATTGTATAAAGACGATGTAATAAAGATAATTACAAACAAAAGCAGTGAAGAAATAAGATGTGATACTAATGTTAAGGAAATGGTAATTGAAAAAGAGCTAGAAAATGTTATGTTTTATCGAGTGGAAATACATAGGCGTTATATAAGTGATTTTCCATCATTACCTGTGTTAGTATCGAATCCTTTGTATGTATATGTAGATGATAAGAATTGTAGATGA
- a CDS encoding carbohydrate ABC transporter permease: MLRRKRNQLANELTFSQKVINSIFLALVFIIMFLPMWNVIVVSTSTALGASRAGVILWWSKFSLEGYGYVFKILKLGRAFFNSMYVSLLSTVLQVILSALGGYILVQKELPFQRTMTSFILLTMMIPGDLTLISIYQVNKQLGLLNSYTGLIVNGLISAFCILLMRNYFLTVPVSLAESARLDGASEFRIYWNIFLPLSIPGLATVSFLEFVGKWNSIMIPATLITEQRLYTLPLMLKSIIVDSSSISGMPPAPDNAVMAAIVISSIPLIFVYIFAQRFLLEGITLGATKE, encoded by the coding sequence GTGCTAAGAAGGAAGCGCAATCAGTTAGCAAATGAACTTACTTTTTCGCAAAAGGTTATAAATTCTATATTTTTGGCTCTTGTATTTATTATAATGTTTTTACCTATGTGGAATGTTATCGTTGTATCTACATCTACTGCATTAGGAGCTAGTCGAGCAGGTGTCATATTGTGGTGGAGTAAATTTAGTTTAGAAGGATATGGATACGTATTTAAAATTTTAAAATTAGGGAGAGCTTTTTTCAATTCTATGTATGTCTCTTTATTATCTACAGTGCTACAGGTTATATTATCGGCTTTAGGTGGTTATATACTGGTACAAAAGGAACTCCCGTTTCAAAGAACGATGACATCTTTTATTCTTCTTACTATGATGATACCAGGAGACCTTACTTTGATCTCTATATATCAAGTTAACAAACAATTAGGGTTACTTAATTCATATACAGGTTTAATTGTAAACGGTCTTATTTCTGCTTTTTGTATATTGCTTATGAGAAATTATTTTTTAACAGTTCCTGTATCTTTGGCAGAATCAGCTAGATTAGATGGTGCTAGTGAGTTTAGAATTTATTGGAATATATTTTTGCCTTTATCTATTCCTGGTTTAGCTACTGTTTCTTTTCTAGAGTTTGTTGGAAAGTGGAATTCTATTATGATACCGGCAACTTTAATAACAGAGCAGAGACTTTATACTTTACCGTTAATGCTAAAAAGTATTATTGTTGATTCTTCGTCTATTTCTGGAATGCCCCCTGCGCCAGATAATGCTGTTATGGCTGCTATTGTTATATCTTCTATTCCTCTTATATTTGTTTATATCTTTGCCCAAAGATTTTTACTGGAAGGAATTACACTGGGAGCAACCAAAGAATAA
- a CDS encoding ABC transporter permease subunit has protein sequence MLIDRKTLIKIRKYKSIYLMFVPIAIYFIVFSYYPLILGIISSFRESILIGTPKFVGVENYKNVLSNPLYSEAFMNTIIVNFFTFIVQFIFSLFIALSLNEVKNKMIRSSIQTVTYIPNLLSWAIVGGMWIRILSPTGMLNNILKLIYGNDFNPIVFMAEPRFARTIMVLTGAWKGAGYFAVLLLTAIVSIDQSIYESASIDGASRFKQILYITVPNIVPTMKIITVLGSMNFLRNFDQIFIMGNANIFSKVRNLLCLIYTDGVVNFKIGIATAAATMVLITTFIISTIVRRLTKYDETFN, from the coding sequence ATGCTGATAGATAGGAAAACTTTAATAAAAATAAGGAAATATAAATCTATCTATTTAATGTTTGTCCCTATAGCAATATATTTTATTGTATTTTCCTATTATCCCTTAATTCTTGGAATTATTAGTAGTTTTAGAGAGTCAATACTTATAGGTACTCCCAAATTCGTAGGTGTTGAAAACTACAAGAATGTTCTTTCAAATCCTCTTTATAGTGAAGCTTTTATGAATACTATAATAGTTAATTTTTTTACATTTATAGTACAATTTATTTTCAGCTTATTTATAGCTTTATCGCTTAATGAAGTTAAAAATAAGATGATACGATCTAGTATTCAGACTGTAACATATATACCGAATCTTTTATCTTGGGCGATAGTTGGAGGTATGTGGATTCGTATTTTATCACCTACAGGCATGTTGAATAATATATTAAAACTCATTTACGGGAATGATTTTAATCCTATAGTTTTTATGGCTGAACCTAGATTTGCTAGAACAATAATGGTGCTTACAGGTGCATGGAAAGGAGCAGGATACTTTGCTGTTTTGTTATTGACAGCAATTGTAAGCATTGATCAATCAATTTATGAATCAGCTAGTATAGATGGTGCAAGTAGGTTTAAACAGATTCTATATATAACTGTTCCAAATATTGTGCCTACGATGAAAATAATAACTGTGTTAGGTTCAATGAATTTTTTACGCAACTTTGATCAGATTTTTATTATGGGAAATGCAAATATATTTAGTAAAGTAAGAAATCTCCTATGCTTGATATACACAGATGGTGTCGTTAATTTTAAAATAGGAATTGCTACGGCGGCTGCAACAATGGTACTTATTACAACTTTTATAATATCTACTATTGTGCGTAGATTGACTAAATATGATGAAACGTTTAATTGA